In a single window of the Saccharothrix australiensis genome:
- a CDS encoding polyprenyl synthetase family protein: MPTTTIPTIPALTGALPRVEDEIRQLATSSTLPIVNEFSGRITAAGGKRLRSVVMLAGSLALTGEVTDKAVTAAACVELLHAGSLVHDDLMDDAVERRGVRTVNAEWGVGPAVLVGDFMLARASQAALESLSPFAAGKLAAAVADLVEGQVLEVLDLYDAHRSPDSALRSIALKTGALFRVGCVLAAHCADASEEVAVRLSEYGAHFGLLFQILDDLLDLASTSERLGKPVGNDLRQGVYSFPLLRALTDGQREFLAERGRELGDAELAGLLRELRGGRLVDDTLAYCGGLAAQTVRALPEVGESDALGVLRELPLAYVEWARARIG, translated from the coding sequence GTGCCGACCACGACCATCCCCACCATCCCCGCGCTGACCGGAGCGCTGCCCAGGGTCGAAGACGAGATCCGGCAGTTGGCCACGTCCTCGACGCTGCCCATCGTCAACGAGTTCTCCGGCCGCATCACCGCCGCGGGCGGGAAGCGCTTGCGCTCGGTCGTGATGCTGGCGGGTTCGCTGGCGCTGACCGGCGAGGTCACGGACAAGGCCGTCACGGCGGCGGCGTGCGTCGAGCTGCTGCACGCCGGGTCGCTGGTGCACGACGACCTGATGGACGACGCCGTGGAGCGCCGCGGCGTCCGCACCGTGAACGCCGAGTGGGGTGTGGGGCCGGCGGTGCTGGTCGGCGACTTCATGCTGGCGCGGGCGAGCCAGGCCGCGCTCGAATCGCTCTCCCCGTTCGCGGCGGGCAAGCTGGCCGCGGCGGTGGCCGACCTGGTCGAGGGCCAGGTGCTGGAGGTGCTCGACCTCTACGACGCGCACCGGTCGCCGGACAGCGCGCTGCGGTCGATCGCGTTGAAGACGGGCGCGTTGTTCCGCGTGGGGTGCGTGCTGGCCGCGCACTGCGCCGACGCGTCCGAGGAGGTGGCGGTCCGGCTGTCGGAGTACGGGGCGCACTTCGGGCTGCTGTTCCAGATCCTGGACGACCTGCTGGACCTGGCGTCCACGAGCGAGCGGTTGGGCAAGCCGGTCGGGAACGACCTCCGGCAGGGGGTCTACTCGTTCCCGCTGCTGAGGGCGTTGACGGACGGGCAGCGGGAGTTCCTGGCGGAGCGGGGGCGCGAGCTGGGCGACGCCGAGCTGGCCGGGCTGCTGCGGGAGTTGCGGGGCGGCCGGCTGGTGGACGACACGTTGGCGTACTGCGGCGGGCTGGCCGCGCAGACCGTCCGGGCGCTGCCCGAGGTGGGGGAGTCGGACGCGTTGGGGGTGTTGCGGGAGTTGCCCCTGGCCTACGTGGAGTGGGCTCGGGCTCGGATCGGCTGA
- a CDS encoding SURF1 family protein, producing MRLRFLLRPGWLALTLAVWVFAGACFTLLAPWQFSRDREREAQNDAVTASVRADPVPVESVLDQPNAANEWRLVSLTGRYLPEGQAVARLRTVQGEAASEVLTPFALAGGPTVLVDRGYVRPVNGLKVPDLKPVPEGTVTIIARVRAGESDDRDAIERDGHREVYAINPAVVARATGIDLRPGYFELTEGQPGVEGALPLPRLDAGPFFSYALQWIAFGAMALAGWLYFTVREARPGGALNEPRVKRKSVAELLAEDERAEDGAAPAPR from the coding sequence GTGCGCTTGAGGTTTCTGCTGCGGCCCGGCTGGCTGGCGTTGACGCTGGCGGTCTGGGTGTTCGCGGGCGCCTGCTTCACGCTGCTCGCGCCGTGGCAGTTCAGCCGCGACCGCGAGCGCGAGGCGCAGAACGACGCCGTCACCGCGTCCGTGCGCGCCGACCCGGTCCCGGTCGAGTCGGTCCTCGACCAGCCGAACGCGGCCAACGAGTGGCGGCTCGTCTCCCTGACCGGCCGCTACCTGCCCGAGGGGCAGGCCGTCGCCCGCCTGCGCACCGTCCAGGGCGAGGCCGCCTCCGAGGTGCTGACGCCGTTCGCGCTGGCCGGCGGCCCGACGGTGCTGGTGGACCGGGGCTACGTGCGGCCGGTGAACGGCCTGAAGGTGCCGGACCTGAAGCCCGTGCCCGAGGGCACCGTGACGATCATCGCCCGCGTGCGGGCCGGCGAGTCCGACGACCGCGACGCGATCGAGCGCGACGGCCACCGCGAGGTGTACGCGATCAACCCGGCCGTGGTCGCCCGCGCGACGGGCATCGACCTCCGCCCCGGCTACTTCGAGCTCACCGAGGGCCAGCCGGGCGTCGAGGGCGCGCTGCCGCTGCCCAGGCTCGACGCGGGCCCGTTCTTCTCCTACGCGCTCCAGTGGATCGCGTTCGGCGCGATGGCGCTGGCCGGCTGGCTGTACTTCACGGTCCGGGAGGCCCGGCCCGGCGGCGCGCTGAACGAGCCGCGCGTCAAGCGGAAGTCCGTCGCCGAGCTGCTCGCCGAGGACGAACGCGCCGAGGACGGAGCAGCGCCAGCGCCGCGGTGA